The following nucleotide sequence is from bacterium.
CCCGATTCACTTCGTTCTCGGGAATGACATAAGGGCGAGGGAATGACGGGAAAATACTGGAATGACAGGAAATGCAGGAATAACTTGGGAATGTTGAAATGAATAGCCTTGAAATGAATGGCTTTACAATTGAAAAATAACCCGGAAAGGATGTTGTACATTGCAGCAATCTGAACGTCTCCGTTTTGCCCCGTCACCGACGGGCGATCTCCATATAGGCGGCGCGCGCTCCGCGCTGTTCAACTGGCTGTATGCCCGGAAAACGGGCGGGAAATTCCTCCTCCGCATCGAGGACACCGATGCCGGACGATCCACAAAGGAAGCGCTCGAATCCATTCTTGCGAGCCTCCGGTGGCTCGGGCTCGCCTGGGATGAGGACCTCGTTTTCCAGTCGCAGCGCGGCGACCTGTACCGGAAGGCTGTCGATGACTTCCTTGCGAACGGCTCGGCGTACCGGTGTTTCTGCACGAAAGAGGAACTCGAAACCGAACGCGAACGTGCGGTCAGGGAGAAGCTCGACTACCACTACTCGGGGAAATGCCGCAACCTCGACGAAAAGACTGTCGCACGCAATCTCGACGAGGGACGGGAATATACTGTCCGGTTCCGCGTACCGGAGGGCGAAACATCGTTTGATGATCTCGTGCACGGGGCGATGGCGTTTCAGAACGGGACAATCGGCGATTTCATCATTGCGCGGGCGGACGGCAGCCCGGTTTACCTGCTCGGCGTAGCGGTCGATGACGCCGACATGGGGATCACGCTTGTCATGCGGGGCGACGATCACCTGTCGAACACACCGAAACAGATCATGCTCATGCGCGCGCTCGGAAAAGCGATACCCCGGTTTGCTCACATTCCCCAGGTGCTCGGCGCCGACAAGAAAAAGCTCTCGAAACGTCATGGCGCCGCTTCGGTGATCGAATATCAGCGGATGGGCTTTCTTCCGGTGGCTGTGGTGAATTTCATCGCCCTTCTCGGCTGGAATCCCGGCGACGACCGTGAGAAGATGGTAATCGATGAGCTTATCGATGCCTTTTCCATCGAAGGTCTCGCGAAAAAAAGCGGTGTATTCGATATTCAGAAGCTCGAATGGCTCAACGGCCAGTATCTCCATGAGATGTCGCACGAGGAGCTTCTTGGGTTTGTCGGCCC
It contains:
- the gltX gene encoding glutamate--tRNA ligase codes for the protein MQQSERLRFAPSPTGDLHIGGARSALFNWLYARKTGGKFLLRIEDTDAGRSTKEALESILASLRWLGLAWDEDLVFQSQRGDLYRKAVDDFLANGSAYRCFCTKEELETERERAVREKLDYHYSGKCRNLDEKTVARNLDEGREYTVRFRVPEGETSFDDLVHGAMAFQNGTIGDFIIARADGSPVYLLGVAVDDADMGITLVMRGDDHLSNTPKQIMLMRALGKAIPRFAHIPQVLGADKKKLSKRHGAASVIEYQRMGFLPVAVVNFIALLGWNPGDDREKMVIDELIDAFSIEGLAKKSGVFDIQKLEWLNGQYLHEMSHEELLGFVGPQFVERGFIAEHDIADRHDYLLTVVRLLRERCRLMNDFAEQGVFFFRDPATYEEKGVKKHFSAPGVAELLDALADSLESLDVFTAETTEEAMRELSGRLNLQGAGLIHAARLAVTGLTYGPGLFEILTLLGRDTVGARLRRASSYIHQKV